ATCGACTTTCGGACGCCGAACGATCCTTCGGGTTCGGACTCTTTCGGACGGCGTATATGACCGTCGCAGCCAGCGGCTCCGTCGTCGTCGGACTCCTCGCGGATCTGTTCGGCTGGCGCGTTTCCTTCGGCTTCCTGACGGCCTTGCTCGGGCTCGTCTGTGCGCTCCTTCTCGCCAACCGCGCCCTCGGTCTCGAGTACTGAGCGCGAGACAGGTACGGCGGTTGCCCTTGAGTACGCTCCCGTCGAGGCGACGTTGCGACGAGGGAGACGTCGAACTCGTCGATTCGGACCTCGAGACAGCGGGCGGGACGGAACGAAACGGATCGGGAGGAACGCCGAGGACGAATCCGTGCGGACTCCCAGATCCTGTCGTCGCGATGGACAGCTTCCACACATCGTTTCGATAATGTTGAACCACGCTTAACTACTGCCGCGGGAACGGCACTACCTTTACACACATATGGTTGTAATTCATGGGGGAAGTATACGACTCAGTTTCAACATTATTGAAGGTGGTCGTCTACCCCACAACGCGATAGACGGGCGTTTCGGGGGTTGTACCTGACGGCGAGGGCGAATCCGGTGACGCCAACTATTAAATAGTGTTCGGCCGTAGGCAGGGGTATCGATGGCGACGCAAAACGTACTCGTTACCGGACCGTACGGCGAAGCCGGCGAAGCGATTCTCAACCACCTGTTGGATAAGGAACAGTACGAGTTCACGTTCCTGAACCGCAGCGACCACCCCGATTACGAGACGCACGTCGCCGACATCGCCGACTACGAGGCGATTCGGCCGGCGTTCGACGGCCAGGACGCGGTGATTCACCTCGCCGCGCAGTCCGACGCCGGGGCGGAGTTCGAGGAGGTCGTCGAACCGAACGTTATCGGCACGTACAACGTCCTGAAGGCGATGGAGGACGCCGGGGTCGAAACGCTCATCTTCGCGTCCTCGCAGCGCGTCATGGGGCTCTACGAGGAAGACCACGCGCCGGAACTCTACGAGGAGGACTACCCGAGCGAGTTCGATCCGTTCCGCCTCACCCACGAGACGCTCCCGAAGCCCGACGGCTACTACGGCGCGACGAAGGTGTTCGGCGAGAACATCTGTCGCGTCCACGCGCGCCGCGACGGCGCGCCGGAACAGGTGTACTCGCTGCGCATCTCGAGCGTGCGAACGGCGGAGTACGATCACCCCTACGGCGACGCCGAGCGCGGGGTCGACCGCGGGGAGGAACACAAAGTCGACGAGGACGAGGTCTGGGACCAGTCACAGACGGGCTCCTGGGAACGGGGCAGCGAGGAGTACCGGGAAATGGTCGACCGCCTGAAGGCCTCCTGGACCTCCCAGCGGGACTTCGCGCACATGCTCGAGTGCTGTCTCGAGGACGACTCGGTGACTTACGACACGTTCTACGCGGTCAGCGGAAACGCGGCTCGATGGTTCGGCATCGAGCACGCGAAGGCCGTTCTCGGCTACGAACCGCAGGACGACGCCTCGGAGTGGGACAGCCCACCGACCGACGCGACGGAGTGATCGACTCGATGTCGGAACCGATGTCGTCTTCGGGATCGATCTCGTCTCGAGACGGACGAACGGTCGCCGTCAGTTCGTCGTAACCGTTACCGGCCCGTCGAACCGGAGGAGCACCGCCTGGGCGATGTCGCCGAACAGCGCCTTCCCCGTCGGCGAGCGTTTCCGACCGGAGACGAAGAGGTGACCGCAGCCGCGTTCGTCCGCGACCTCGATGATCTTCTTCGGGAGCTCTCCCGCCGCGCCGATCGCCGCGTAGGAGACATCGGCGTTCGCGAAGACCCGATCCGCGACGGTCGCCGCCTCTTTTTCGGCCTCGTCTTCGATCATCTCGATGGTCTTGACCTGCTTGCCGTCCCGCGCCTCGTTGCGGGCGTCGCTCTGATACTCCTTCCGGTCGATGAACCGACACACCAGGAGCTCGGTGTCGGTTCCCGTCGCGTACCGTTTCGCAGCGTCCAGTAGCCGTTCGTCTGCCGTCTCGTCGGTAAGGACGACTAACGCCGTGTGCATACCGGATACTGTTCGGCCGAGTACAAAAAAGTACGCTCCCGATCGGGTTCGGCACCGTCGAGACGGCCGCGGTCGAAGATGTTCCCGCGAACGCTTACGCCGTCGTCTCCCGCACGTTCTCACATGAGTACTCGAGAGGAGTCGGCGGTCCGTTCCCACTGGGACCACTCGTCGTGTGAAGGGACGGTCGACTGTCCGCCGCGGTGTCCGCGAGCGACCGACGATCGGGGCGTTCCGTTCCTCGTTCGTCCGTATCGACCGGCCGATTTCGAGTCGCTCGTCGAGCTGTACGATAGCCTCGACGAGTCGGCGGCGACGATGGGGCTCCCGCCGTTCACGCGCCCTCGCATCGAAGCGTGGCTCGCCGAACTGACGTCGAACGGCTGGAACCTGATCGCGCTGCTCGACGACCGAACCGTCGGTCACGTCGCCGTGACGCCGGCCGACGATCCCGATCCGGAGTTCGTCGTCTTCGTCGATACCGACGTCCAGAACCGGGGGATCGGCGGCGAACTGCTCAAACAGCTCATCGCCTACGCCGACGACAGGGACCACGAGGCGCTGTCTCTGGACGTCTCGACCGACAACCGGCGCGCCGTCACCGTCTACGAGAACGTCGGCTTCGAGACGATCGAGGAGTCGGCGCTGAATCGGACGATGCGGCTCCCGCTGGACGATCCGATCGCCGATCGGGTCCGGCGACCGCCGGCCGAGCGACTCGAGTAGGGCGGCGAAGCGGAGACGACGCTCGATCGGCGTCGAACACGAGGAACGGAAAACGGGGACGACTCGGAAACGGAGTCGCTAGTTTCGCAGCGCTCGCGCGGCCGGAATCAGGATCGTGACCACGCTCAAGAGGAGGACGGCGAGCGCGATCGGACTGGTGTAGAAGATGTCCAGCGAGCCGTTGGAGAGGACCAACGAGCGCCGGAGGTTCTCCTCGGCGATCGGCGCGAGAATCAGTCCCAGCACCATCGGCGCCAACGGGTAGCCCCGCAGCCGCATCACGTAGCCGAGGCCGCCGGCGGCGAGCATGATCCACGCGTCGAAGACGTTCCCGCGCAGCGCGATCGCGCCGATCACGCAGAGGACGAAGATCACGGGCCAGATGAGCGATTGCGGGATGTTGATCAACCGCGCCCAGTAGTTGGCTCCGAGGAGCCCGAAGAGCAAGATGAAGACGTAGATGAGGAGGAAGCCGACGAAGATCGTGTACAGCAGCCCGGTCTCCTCCTGGTAGAGCGCGGGGCCGGGATTGACGTTGTGGACGAGCAACGCGCCGATGAGGATCGCCGAGACGGAATCGCCGGGGATCCCGAGCGTGAACGTCGGGATCAGCGCGCCGCCGGTGCTGGCGTTGTTTCCGGACTCCGCCGCGGCGACGCCCCGAATGTTCCCGTCGCCGAACGACGGCGTCGTACTCTTGAGCCATCTCGTCGCTTCGTTGTAGGTGATAAACGAGGCGATGTCGCCGCCGGCGCCGGGGACCGCACCGACCAGCGAACCGAGAACCCCCGACCCGATCGAGATCGGTGCGATGGACTTGACGTCCGCGAACGACGGGAGGACGCCCGTGATCTCCTGGTCGACTTTGTTCTGTTCGTCGCTGATGCCGAGGGAGTACGTTCGGAGCCCCTCGGCGATGCCGAACAGCCCGATCATCACCGCGATGAACTCCACGCCCGTGAGGAGTTCGGGCGTTCCGAACGTGAACCGCTGATAGCCGGTGACCGGGTCGATTCCGACGGTCGCGACGAGCATGCCGAGCAGGCCCGAGATCATCCCCTTCGCGAGGGAATCGCCGCTCACGCTGGCGATGATCGTCAAGCCGAACACGGCCAGCGCGAAGAATTCCGGCGATCGAAACCGGAGCGCCGCGTCCGCGACGACCGGCGAGAAGAACATGAGCACGAGCACGCTGATGACGCCGCCGATAAACGACGCGACGGTGCTCATGCGGATCGCTCTGCCGGCTTCGCCCTTCTGAGAGAGCGGATAGCCGTCGAAGATCGTCGCCGCGGCCGACGGCGTTCCCGGGGTTCGGATCAGAATCGCCGGAATCGACCCCGCGTAGACCGCGCCGCCGTAGATGCCCAGCAAGAGCATCATCCCGGTCGCCGGCTCCATCGTGAAGGTAAACGACAGCAGGACCGCGATGGTCATCGTCGCCGTCATCCCGGGGATCGAACCCATGAGCAGGCCGAGGAGGATCCCGGCGATCATCAGGCTCAACACGACCGGATCCATGACGTTCGCGAACCCCTGCAGGATGTGTTCGACCGCCATTAGAACACCACCAGCGGGAGCTGCGGCAGGAGCCGCGAGACGGGGAGGATTTGGCTTTCCGGCAACCGGACCATGAAGATTCGACTGAAGACGTAGAACAGCAGAATCGGGAAGCCGATCGAGAGGGCGGCGATCAGGAGTTTCGACCGCACGTCAGAGTAGTACAGCACGATCGGGAGGAACAGCATCGTCCCGACTAAAAAGCCGGTATACTTCATCAGAAAGACGTATGCGAACAAAATCCCGCCGATGGCGACGATCGGTGCGACTTCGACGTCGCTCAGGTCGAGTTCCGTCTCGTCGTCGGTCGTCAGGTCTACGATAGCGAACAGAATGATCCCGGCGGACAGCATGATCGGGAAGAACCCGGGACCGAGCTCACCCCCGTCGGGGAACTGGTTCGCGTGGTAGATAACAGCGAGCGAAAACAGTATGAAAGCTATCGAAAGCGGATTCGACTTCACCGTCTCCGCGTCGATCTGACGGATATTGCGCGTCATCTTTTTTATAATCATTAATCTCCCGTCCTCGTAATACACTGCCTCTCACGGACCAGCATAAATTTACTGATCTCGAGGTCTCGAGCGCGGTCTTTCGGAACTTCCGGCTCCGTGACGGTTCACCGCGATGGGCCGAGAACGATGCGTTCGGTCTCGTTCCGGCCGCTCGCTCGAGTCCGCAAACGGGTGGGATTACCGACAGGTTTAATTAGCGGTGTGCCGCATCAGTACCTGCTAATGACCCTGAGTAGCGTAACCGACGGTATCGACCAGGTTCAGTTCGAGCACGTACGGGTGCTGGTACTCGAGGACGTGCCGGAGGGCCGGACGACGCTGGTCGACACCGCGTTCGAGGAGAACGGCGAGGAACTCGTCGACACCCTCGAGGCGGAGTACGGAGATATCGACCGCGTCATTCTCACGCACGGTGACCACGGCCACCACGGCGGTCTCGAGCACGTGATGGAGGCCTTCGACCCGACGCTCGTCGTGCCGGCCGACGAGACGAAACTCTACGACCACTTCGAGGAGGCGGGGATGGACGTCGACCCCGACGTCGCCTACGAGGACGGCGACCTGCTCGAGGGCGACATCCGCGTCATTCAGGTGCCCGGTCACACCGAAGCGACGTCGGCCCTGCTGCTCGAGGATCGGGGCGTCCTGATCTCCGGCGACGCGCTGGACGGGTCCGACCGCGGCGGGATGCCGCCGGGGTACCTCCTCCCGCCGCCGGCGCTGTTCAACATCGATCACGAGGCCGCCGAACTCAACCTCTACGACCTGCTCGGGTACGACTTCGATACGGTGCTGGTCTTCCACGGCTCGCACGTCTTCGAGAACCCCAAGCAGAAACTCGACGACTTCCTCGTCGAGCGGGAGTGGAACGAGTGGGACCCGCGCACCGACGACTGAGCCGTCCGATCGACAGGGGTGGCGATCGATAGGATCCTCGGTCCTCTTCGGTCCGTTCGGGACTGTCTTTTCGCGATCGGCGGATCGAGGTGACGTCCACAGAAAGCGACTGTCCGACCGTCCGGTAGCGGCTCACGAGTATCCGACGGCAGTGGTTCGTTCGTTTCCGTCGGTCTCCGATCCCGAGTCCGTCCCGCTCGCCCGTCAGCCGGACGGGTCCGTGTCGATACTGCTCCGAACGCGAGGGCGAGAACCCGAACTCCCCGCGACCGAAACGACGACCTCGGGAGGCGAGCGGCAGCTACCGGTCTCTCCGGCCGACGGCAAGACTGCGATTCAGGCGCGGAGGACGGAGACGTCGAAGACGGGTTTGCAGGTCTCTCCCTCGAGGAACGTTTCGAAGGCCTCGTCGGCCTCGAGGAGGCTGAAGCGATCGTCGAGGAACGTGGCGTGATCGACGTCGCCCGAGCCGATCAGTCGGAGCGCGCGTTCGAAGTCCTCGTACATCGCGCTGTAGGTACACTGGAGATCGATCTCCGATCGGACCAGCGGCGTGAACTCCATCGTCGTCTCGCCGGTCTGGCCGACGAGGACGATTTGGCCGCCCTTCCGGACCTCGTCGACGGCCATCGTCAGCCCCGACGGGTGCCCGGTCGTGTCGAAGACGACGTCGTAGCCGACGCCGTCGGTCAGGTCCTCGCGATAGGCCTTGAGATCGTCGTCTTCGACGTTGATCGTCTCGAAGCCGAGTTCCGCCGCGAGCGGTAGCCGGTAGGCGGTGTCCCGCCCGACGCCGGCGACTACGACGTCGGCGCCCTGCGCGTTCGCGACCTGCGCGGCGAGAATTCCCATCGGTCCCGGACCCGCGACGAAAACGCGGTCGCCGGGCTTGACGCGCGAGTTTCGGATGACCGCGCGAGTGGTGATCGCCGTCGGTTCGACGAGCGCGGCGTGTCGGGGCTCGACGTCGTCGGGAACCGGGTGGAGGTCCTCTTCGGGAACGGCGATGTATCCCGCGTACGCGCCGTCGTGATCGACGCCGGTGATCTCCTTGTTCGGGCAGACGTTCGCCTGTCCGACCTCGCACTGATAGCAGTCGCCGCAGCTGCGGATCGGTCGTTCGACGACGCGGTCGCCGACCGAGAACTTCGTGACGTCGTCGCCGACTTCGACGATGCGGCCGGTGTACTCGTGGCCGATGATCGTCGGTAGCTCCATCCGCTCGAACGACGACTTGAACGCGTAGATGCCGGCGTCGCTCCCGCAGAGTCCGGCGTACTCGACCTCGATCAGTGCCTCGTCGGCTGCCGGTTCAGGCGTCTCGACGTCGACGAGTTCCATACTCCCAGCACTACGACTGGTCTTGGCTAAACCGCGCATAGACCCAGTTCAGTCCGGGCCAGCTATAAACTTGTGGATGGCGTTCCCGCGCCGTCGATCGGTTCGAACCGGCCAGTAATGCGAGTATCGTATTACTATCCTACGCATTCCTCTCAGAAATGCGTGGTACGATATTACTGTTCGAAGAATTTAAATACCTGGAAACACCTGCTATGAGTAGAATGGTAGCGAATACCAATAGCGAGCGTGGGGTGCTGAATCGACGGACCGCCTTGAAGACCCTCGGTGCGACGGGACTCGCGATGACGGCGGGCTGTATCGGCGACCTACAGGGCGGCGACTGGCCGTCGCGACAGGTCGAGATCGTCTCGCCGTGGTCGGCCGGTGGCGGTGCGGACCGGACGAGCCGTGCCGTCGCCGACGCGGCCGAAAATCACACCGACGTCTCCTGGAACGTCAGCAACCAGACCGGCGGTTCCGGATCCGTCGGGATGAGCGCCGCCGCGAACTCCGATCCGGACGGCCACACCCTGGGCTGTACGGCGCCGGAGATCGCGTTGTTCCAGCACCTCGATATCGCCGAGCTCGGGCCCGACGACATCACGCCGATCATGCAGTACACCGAGTTCCCGGCCGCGCTCGTCGTCCACCAGGATTCGGACATTTCCTCGCTCGACGACTGGATCGCCTACGGCGAGGACAATCCGGGGGAACTCCAGATGGCCAACTCCGGGAACGGCTCCTCGTGGCACATGGCCGCGGCCGGTATCGCCGACGAGGCGGGCATCGACGTCGAACACGTCTCGTACGACGGTGCCGACCCCGCGATGACGGCCGTCGTGAACGGCGAAGCCGACTGTACGGCCGTCGGCGCCGCCGAAGTGGCGCCGCAGGTTCGGGACGGCGACCTCGAGGCCCTCGGCGTCGCGTTCAGCGAACAGGTCGACTCGCTGCCGGACACGCAGACGATGAAGGAGCAGGGACTGGACATCGAGATCGGCTCCTGGCTGGGTCACTTCGCGCCGGCGGACATCGACGACGAGACCCGCGACGCGATCGTCGACGTCTACGAGTCGGTCTACGACGACGACGACTTCGTCGAGTTCATGGAGAACAACAACTTCATGCGCGTCCAGCGCGGCCCCGAGGAGTTCAGCACCTTCCTGGACGAGCAACACGAGTACTACGGGAACCTCGTCGAGGAACTGAACATCAGCGCGTAACGTAATCGATCGAATCCGACGACGATTTTCTCTTCGCGGGGTTCGGGTACGTCAGCGTCCACTCCCGATCGAGCAGCCGGTCGTCGAGTTTCTCGAGGGACTCTTCGCGGACGCTCGTCCCGTGGCGGACCAGTACCGCGTCGATCTCGTAGTCGAACAGTTTGACCAGGTTCCGTTCCGAGACGGCGTGGCCACCGTCGTCGAACCGCTCGGCCGGCGGCACGAGATACCCCGGCGGTAGACCGCGCCGCTCCGACCCCTCGAGCGTGTCACCGCCGATCAGCGTCCGGTCGTCGCTCGAGTGACCGCGGCGGCGGGTCGTTCTCCGGGGACCGATAGATTAACGTGGCTCTCCGCTGTCGATCAGACCATGCACGCGATCGAGCACGACGTAGAGCGACCGGACCGCGACGTCGTATCGGCCTTTGAGGAGATTCCGAGCACCATCGTCTCCGACGTGACGGGAAACATCGGTCTCTCGATGGATTCCGGACTCCGGCCCGCCTACGACGATATCGAGATGGCGGGATCCGCGATCACCGTCAACGCCTCGCCCGGCGACAATCTGATCATCCACAAAGCGATCACGCTGGCGGAACCGGGCGACGTCCTCGTTATCGACTCCGAGGGGTTCACCGAGACGGGCCACTTCGGCGAACTCATGTGCAAGTCCTGCCAGGTGAACGGAATCGGCGGGATCGTCATCGACGGCGCCTATCGTGACAGCAGGGAGATCGCCGAGATGGAGTTCCCGGTCTACGGCCGCGGCACGCATCCCCGAGGCCCGCTCAAGCAGGATCCGGGTTCGATCAACGTCCCGATCTCCTGTGGCGGCGTCACCGTCGAGCCCGGCGATATCGTCGTCGGCGACGACGACGGCCTCGCCGTCGTCCCGCGTGCGAGCGCCGACGAAATCCTCGAGCGAGCGTACGACAAACTCGAGTCGGAAGACGACGTCCGCGAGGAGCTGGTGGAGGGCGAGTACCTCTTCGAACTCAACAACTACGACAAGCTGTTCGAGGAGATGGACGTCGTCGGTCCGGAAGACTCGATCCAGTAACGTTCGGCCCTCGGTCTGTTCTCGAGACGTCGCCCCGATTCGCTCGGCGTCGACGGATCGGCCCGACCTACTACTAATCGTCACTCGTTTGAACGACCGGTCCGCCCGCCGACGGAGAGCAGTTTCAATATGGTCGAAACGACACGGAGGGCTTAAGAGATCCTGTACCAATGTACTACCATGACCGACGGCGATCAAACGGAGACGCGGCGGCTGAAGAGCGTCGACCAGTCTTTCACGATCGTTGAATACCTTCGCGACCGCGACGGGGCGACGCTGTCCGAACTCGCCGAAGACCTCGAGATGGCGGTCAGTACGGCCCACATCCACCTGTCGACGCTCGTCGAGAGCGGCTACGTCGTCAAGGAGGAGAACGTGTACGACTGCAGTTTTCGGTTTCTGGCCGCCGGCGGAGAGATGCGCGACGGAATGGCGCTCTACCAGGCGGCGAAGCCGGAGGTCGACGACCTACGGGAAAAATCCGGGGAGCACGCGAACCTGACGGTCGAGGAGAACGGCTATGCGGTGCAGTTGTACAAATCCCAGAGCCCGGAATCGATCGACGACAACGCGCCGCTGGGTCGTCACCTCCACCTCCACTCGACGGCGACGGGGAAGGCGATTCTCGCCCAACTCTCCGCGGAGGAACTCGACGCAGTCGTCGAAAAACGCGGGCTGCCGGCCGTTACCGATAACACGGTCACGAGCCGGGACGCACTCGAGGACGAACTCCGGGAGATTCGGGACCGGGGATACTCCATCAACCGCGGCGAGCACTTCCCCGGCGTCAGTGCGGTCGCGACTTCAATAACATCGGAACCGGACGACGTGATCGGCGCGATCAGCA
This portion of the Haloterrigena gelatinilytica genome encodes:
- a CDS encoding tripartite tricarboxylate transporter permease yields the protein MAVEHILQGFANVMDPVVLSLMIAGILLGLLMGSIPGMTATMTIAVLLSFTFTMEPATGMMLLLGIYGGAVYAGSIPAILIRTPGTPSAAATIFDGYPLSQKGEAGRAIRMSTVASFIGGVISVLVLMFFSPVVADAALRFRSPEFFALAVFGLTIIASVSGDSLAKGMISGLLGMLVATVGIDPVTGYQRFTFGTPELLTGVEFIAVMIGLFGIAEGLRTYSLGISDEQNKVDQEITGVLPSFADVKSIAPISIGSGVLGSLVGAVPGAGGDIASFITYNEATRWLKSTTPSFGDGNIRGVAAAESGNNASTGGALIPTFTLGIPGDSVSAILIGALLVHNVNPGPALYQEETGLLYTIFVGFLLIYVFILLFGLLGANYWARLINIPQSLIWPVIFVLCVIGAIALRGNVFDAWIMLAAGGLGYVMRLRGYPLAPMVLGLILAPIAEENLRRSLVLSNGSLDIFYTSPIALAVLLLSVVTILIPAARALRN
- a CDS encoding alcohol dehydrogenase catalytic domain-containing protein: MRGLAKTSRSAGSMELVDVETPEPAADEALIEVEYAGLCGSDAGIYAFKSSFERMELPTIIGHEYTGRIVEVGDDVTKFSVGDRVVERPIRSCGDCYQCEVGQANVCPNKEITGVDHDGAYAGYIAVPEEDLHPVPDDVEPRHAALVEPTAITTRAVIRNSRVKPGDRVFVAGPGPMGILAAQVANAQGADVVVAGVGRDTAYRLPLAAELGFETINVEDDDLKAYREDLTDGVGYDVVFDTTGHPSGLTMAVDEVRKGGQIVLVGQTGETTMEFTPLVRSEIDLQCTYSAMYEDFERALRLIGSGDVDHATFLDDRFSLLEADEAFETFLEGETCKPVFDVSVLRA
- a CDS encoding 4-carboxy-4-hydroxy-2-oxoadipate aldolase/oxaloacetate decarboxylase, yielding MHAIEHDVERPDRDVVSAFEEIPSTIVSDVTGNIGLSMDSGLRPAYDDIEMAGSAITVNASPGDNLIIHKAITLAEPGDVLVIDSEGFTETGHFGELMCKSCQVNGIGGIVIDGAYRDSREIAEMEFPVYGRGTHPRGPLKQDPGSINVPISCGGVTVEPGDIVVGDDDGLAVVPRASADEILERAYDKLESEDDVREELVEGEYLFELNNYDKLFEEMDVVGPEDSIQ
- a CDS encoding tripartite tricarboxylate transporter TctB family protein encodes the protein MIIKKMTRNIRQIDAETVKSNPLSIAFILFSLAVIYHANQFPDGGELGPGFFPIMLSAGIILFAIVDLTTDDETELDLSDVEVAPIVAIGGILFAYVFLMKYTGFLVGTMLFLPIVLYYSDVRSKLLIAALSIGFPILLFYVFSRIFMVRLPESQILPVSRLLPQLPLVVF
- a CDS encoding IclR family transcriptional regulator: MTDGDQTETRRLKSVDQSFTIVEYLRDRDGATLSELAEDLEMAVSTAHIHLSTLVESGYVVKEENVYDCSFRFLAAGGEMRDGMALYQAAKPEVDDLREKSGEHANLTVEENGYAVQLYKSQSPESIDDNAPLGRHLHLHSTATGKAILAQLSAEELDAVVEKRGLPAVTDNTVTSRDALEDELREIRDRGYSINRGEHFPGVSAVATSITSEPDDVIGAISISGPRSRMETDRIEAELAPELLNKKNIIELKIRQYE
- a CDS encoding GNAT family N-acetyltransferase, which translates into the protein MSTREESAVRSHWDHSSCEGTVDCPPRCPRATDDRGVPFLVRPYRPADFESLVELYDSLDESAATMGLPPFTRPRIEAWLAELTSNGWNLIALLDDRTVGHVAVTPADDPDPEFVVFVDTDVQNRGIGGELLKQLIAYADDRDHEALSLDVSTDNRRAVTVYENVGFETIEESALNRTMRLPLDDPIADRVRRPPAERLE
- a CDS encoding NAD-dependent epimerase/dehydratase family protein, encoding MATQNVLVTGPYGEAGEAILNHLLDKEQYEFTFLNRSDHPDYETHVADIADYEAIRPAFDGQDAVIHLAAQSDAGAEFEEVVEPNVIGTYNVLKAMEDAGVETLIFASSQRVMGLYEEDHAPELYEEDYPSEFDPFRLTHETLPKPDGYYGATKVFGENICRVHARRDGAPEQVYSLRISSVRTAEYDHPYGDAERGVDRGEEHKVDEDEVWDQSQTGSWERGSEEYREMVDRLKASWTSQRDFAHMLECCLEDDSVTYDTFYAVSGNAARWFGIEHAKAVLGYEPQDDASEWDSPPTDATE
- a CDS encoding Bug family tripartite tricarboxylate transporter substrate binding protein, which gives rise to MVANTNSERGVLNRRTALKTLGATGLAMTAGCIGDLQGGDWPSRQVEIVSPWSAGGGADRTSRAVADAAENHTDVSWNVSNQTGGSGSVGMSAAANSDPDGHTLGCTAPEIALFQHLDIAELGPDDITPIMQYTEFPAALVVHQDSDISSLDDWIAYGEDNPGELQMANSGNGSSWHMAAAGIADEAGIDVEHVSYDGADPAMTAVVNGEADCTAVGAAEVAPQVRDGDLEALGVAFSEQVDSLPDTQTMKEQGLDIEIGSWLGHFAPADIDDETRDAIVDVYESVYDDDDFVEFMENNNFMRVQRGPEEFSTFLDEQHEYYGNLVEELNISA
- a CDS encoding universal stress protein, which translates into the protein MHTALVVLTDETADERLLDAAKRYATGTDTELLVCRFIDRKEYQSDARNEARDGKQVKTIEMIEDEAEKEAATVADRVFANADVSYAAIGAAGELPKKIIEVADERGCGHLFVSGRKRSPTGKALFGDIAQAVLLRFDGPVTVTTN
- a CDS encoding MBL fold metallo-hydrolase gives rise to the protein MTLSSVTDGIDQVQFEHVRVLVLEDVPEGRTTLVDTAFEENGEELVDTLEAEYGDIDRVILTHGDHGHHGGLEHVMEAFDPTLVVPADETKLYDHFEEAGMDVDPDVAYEDGDLLEGDIRVIQVPGHTEATSALLLEDRGVLISGDALDGSDRGGMPPGYLLPPPALFNIDHEAAELNLYDLLGYDFDTVLVFHGSHVFENPKQKLDDFLVEREWNEWDPRTDD